In a genomic window of Zingiber officinale cultivar Zhangliang chromosome 9B, Zo_v1.1, whole genome shotgun sequence:
- the LOC122023481 gene encoding uncharacterized protein LOC122023481 isoform X2, with the protein MTGDGSGRSARLLLLLLSVSLNLITGLSENPSPSKDSTTASNHSSSGHKTGLKKRKREEQHARLLKLFEEDNELEVELGLRD; encoded by the exons ATGACTGGAGACGGAAGCGGGAGATCTGCGCGGCTGCTACTCCTCCTTCTCTCCGTCTCTCTGAATCTAATTACGG GTTTATCTGAGAATCCATCACCTTCTAAGGATTCAACAACAGCTAGCAATCACTCTAGTTCTGGTCACAAAACTGGGCTCAAG AAGAGAAAGAGGGAGGAGCAACATGCTCGCTTGTTGAAGCTGTTTGAAGAGGATAATGAGCTTGAAGTTGAACTTGGTCTTCGGGATTGA
- the LOC122023481 gene encoding uncharacterized protein LOC122023481 isoform X1, whose amino-acid sequence MTGDGSGRSARLLLLLLSVSLNLITGLSENPSPSKDSTTASNHSSSGHKTGLKVLLACVGVAILLVLSFFLFKMWQKRKREEQHARLLKLFEEDNELEVELGLRD is encoded by the exons ATGACTGGAGACGGAAGCGGGAGATCTGCGCGGCTGCTACTCCTCCTTCTCTCCGTCTCTCTGAATCTAATTACGG GTTTATCTGAGAATCCATCACCTTCTAAGGATTCAACAACAGCTAGCAATCACTCTAGTTCTGGTCACAAAACTGGGCTCAAGGTTCTCCTTGCATGCGTTGGAGTTGCTATTCTTTTAGTACTGTCCTTTTTCTTATTCAAGATGTGGCAGAAGAGAAAGAGGGAGGAGCAACATGCTCGCTTGTTGAAGCTGTTTGAAGAGGATAATGAGCTTGAAGTTGAACTTGGTCTTCGGGATTGA
- the LOC122023480 gene encoding peptidyl-prolyl cis-trans isomerase FKBP42-like: MASSTPASPPPPESPAVVDRGAPTSPGSDADDNDVVTEAAAFVHNEPLQDDIDIPKVQSDMDILHENVKKQIIKEGHGGKPPKLSTCFFHYKAWAKSTSHKFEDTWQEQRPTEIILGKEKKEMAGLAIGIASMKSGERALLHVGWELGYGKEGSFSFPNVPPMADLIYEVELIGFDEAKEGKARSDMTVEERIEAAERRKVEGNDYFKEENLEEAMQQYEMAIAYMGDDFMFQLFGKYRDMALAVKNPCHLNMAACLIKLKRYQEAIGHCTIVLSEDENNVKALFRRGKARAELGQTDAAKEDLEKARKHAPQDKAIIRELHLLDEHDKAIYQKQKEIYKGIFGPRPEPKPKSSNRLVLFWQWLVSLICNLLNFRRRKED; this comes from the exons ATGGCTTCTTCCACCCCCGCCTCTCCTCCGCCGCCAGAGTCTCCTGCCGTCGTCGACCGGGGAGCGCCGACGTCTCCAG GCTCTGATGCTGATGACAATGACGTTGTCACCGAAGCTGCAGCATTTGTGCATAACGAACCTCTGCAAGATGATATTGATATTCCAAAAGTTCAATCAGATATGGATATCCTTCATGAGAATGTCAAGAAGCAAATTATTAAGGAAGGCCATGGTGGAAAGCCACCAAAGCTGTCGACTTGCTTCT TTCATTATAAAGCATGGGCTAAAAGCACTTCACACAAGTTTGAAGATACATGGCAAGAGCAGAGGCCTACAGAAATCATATTGGGGAAAG aaaagaaagaaatggctGGTTTAGCCATTGGTATTGCTAGCATGAAGAGCGGAGAACGGGCACTACTGCATGTAGGTTGGGAACTAGGCTACGGCAAAGAGGGAAGTTTTTCATTCCCAAATGTACCTCCTATGGCAGACCTTATCTATGAGGTTGAACTTATTGGCTTTGATGAGGCAAAAGAA GGAAAAGCCCGAAGTGACATGACAGTGGAGGAGAGGATTGAAGCTGctgaaagaaggaaggtggaaggGAATGATTACTTCAAGGAAGAAAATCTTGAGGAAGCAATGCAACAATATGAAATG GCAATAGCTTATATGGGAGATGATTTTATGTTCCAACTGTTTGGAAAGTATAGGGACATGGCCTTGGCTGTAAAGAACCCATGCCATCTAAACATGGCTGCATGCCTAATCAAACTTAAACGTTACCAGGAAGCTATTGGTCACTGCACCATT GTGTTGTCAGAAGATGAGAACAACGTGAAAGCTCTATTTAGACGAGGAAAGGCCAGGGCAGAACTTGGTCAGACTGATGCAGCAAAGGAGGACCTCGAGAAGGCAAGGAAACATGCCCCACAGGACAAGGCCATCATCCGAGAGCTTCACTTGCTAGATGAACATGACAAAGCTATTTATCAAAAGCAGAAAGAGATCTACAAAGGGATCTTTGGCCCCAGACCTGAACCCAAACCAAAGAGCTCAAATCGACTGGTCTTATTTTGGCAATGGCTTGTTTCTCTTATTTGTAACTTACTGAACTTCCGAAGGCGCAAGGAAGACTAA